Proteins encoded by one window of Streptomyces sp. NBC_01571:
- a CDS encoding DUF6479 family protein: protein MQIAAPSGLLSLGLFLVAVALVTLLAGSLWLGCRIRAREQLPRPEEQPQLPPGGAVHEVREIREAAEIPKVDKSGHALTPYELAHSSRPSASQERPRWVEGGSGSFGSGGLGPH, encoded by the coding sequence ATGCAGATTGCAGCGCCCAGCGGCCTGCTCAGCCTCGGGCTGTTCCTGGTCGCCGTGGCCCTCGTGACCCTGTTGGCCGGCAGTCTCTGGCTGGGCTGCCGCATCCGAGCACGCGAACAACTGCCGCGCCCCGAGGAGCAGCCGCAGCTGCCACCGGGCGGTGCGGTCCACGAGGTCCGTGAGATCCGAGAGGCCGCCGAGATCCCCAAGGTGGACAAGAGCGGGCACGCCCTCACCCCGTACGAACTGGCCCACTCGTCCCGGCCGAGCGCGTCGCAGGAGCGACCACGCTGGGTCGAGGGCGGAAGCGGCTCGTTCGGCAGCGGCGGCCTGGGGCCCCACTGA
- a CDS encoding (2Fe-2S)-binding protein: MTDDQHEEGAPQGRGRWDPLPQGDYDDGATAFVKLPEGGIEALLAERDRNSNSPLAAPGHGYVPPEITAAPPAQDQGGTDAWGAPGEAAQWPEPGTAHQDTGHHRTSHDGFSYHPGATGQWDFGEVAQEGASGGHHAGGAPGHDVTGQWSIPVAGGDLPDESGEFTTSALVEQWGGTPPATLPGGASAPWATTEAIGEPWSAAPPTAAPEAAEAPGAPARPTHAERPAEAAQQAVERAHEASEPVAGPLSAEGTLSAPLEAREPDSARPPGPASGEDDSTAPDAEVAAADAADEPSGTSAHDEHPLASYVLRVNGADRPVTDAWIGESLLYVLRERLGLAGAKDGCSQGECGACNVQVDGRLVASCLVPGVTAAGSEVRTVEGLAADGQPSDVQRALAKCGAVQCGFCVPGMAMTVHDLLEGNPAPTELEARQALCGNLCRCSGYRGVLDAVREVVAEREAHSAAAAESVPDADEPRIPHQAGPGAGGVNPSAYEDPSPYDARAPYEQPYGQDGGQA, from the coding sequence GTGACCGACGACCAGCACGAAGAGGGCGCTCCGCAGGGCAGGGGCCGCTGGGATCCCCTCCCGCAGGGCGACTACGACGACGGCGCCACCGCCTTCGTCAAGCTCCCCGAGGGAGGCATCGAAGCCCTCCTCGCGGAACGGGACCGCAACAGCAACAGCCCGCTCGCGGCGCCCGGACACGGCTATGTGCCCCCGGAGATCACCGCGGCGCCCCCGGCGCAGGACCAGGGCGGCACGGACGCCTGGGGCGCGCCGGGCGAGGCGGCCCAGTGGCCCGAGCCGGGCACCGCGCACCAGGACACCGGACATCACCGGACCTCGCACGACGGGTTCTCGTACCACCCCGGCGCCACCGGGCAGTGGGACTTCGGGGAGGTGGCCCAGGAGGGCGCCTCCGGCGGGCACCACGCGGGCGGCGCTCCCGGGCACGACGTCACCGGACAGTGGTCGATTCCGGTCGCCGGAGGTGATCTTCCGGACGAATCGGGCGAGTTCACCACCTCGGCGCTCGTCGAGCAGTGGGGCGGCACCCCGCCCGCCACGCTCCCCGGCGGCGCGTCCGCGCCCTGGGCGACGACCGAGGCCATCGGGGAACCCTGGTCCGCCGCACCGCCGACGGCCGCTCCTGAGGCCGCTGAGGCCCCCGGGGCGCCCGCGCGGCCGACTCATGCCGAACGGCCCGCCGAGGCCGCCCAGCAGGCCGTGGAGCGCGCTCACGAGGCCTCCGAACCGGTCGCCGGACCCCTGTCCGCGGAAGGCACCCTCTCCGCGCCCCTCGAAGCGCGCGAACCGGACTCCGCCCGGCCGCCCGGCCCCGCCTCCGGCGAGGACGACTCCACGGCCCCCGACGCCGAAGTCGCCGCCGCCGACGCCGCGGACGAGCCCTCCGGCACGTCCGCGCACGACGAACACCCCCTCGCCTCGTACGTCCTGCGCGTCAACGGCGCCGACCGCCCGGTGACCGACGCCTGGATCGGCGAGTCGCTGCTCTACGTCCTGCGCGAGCGGCTCGGTCTAGCGGGCGCCAAGGACGGCTGCTCGCAGGGCGAGTGCGGCGCCTGCAACGTGCAGGTGGACGGGCGGCTCGTGGCGTCCTGCCTGGTGCCGGGCGTCACCGCGGCGGGCAGCGAGGTACGCACCGTGGAGGGCCTGGCCGCCGACGGCCAGCCCTCGGACGTGCAGCGCGCGCTGGCCAAGTGCGGTGCGGTGCAGTGCGGTTTCTGCGTACCGGGCATGGCCATGACCGTGCACGACCTCCTGGAGGGCAACCCCGCCCCCACCGAACTGGAGGCCCGCCAGGCGCTCTGCGGCAACCTGTGCCGCTGCTCCGGCTACCGGGGGGTCCTGGACGCCGTGCGCGAGGTCGTGGCCGAACGCGAGGCGCACAGCGCCGCCGCCGCCGAGTCCGTGCCGGACGCGGACGAACCACGCATCCCGCACCAGGCGGGCCCCGGCGCCGGCGGAGTCAACCCGTCGGCGTACGAGGACCCCTCTCCGTACGACGCCCGGGCGCCGTACGAGCAGCCGTACGGCCAGGACGGAGGCCAGGCGTGA
- a CDS encoding carbohydrate ABC transporter permease: MTTQEAVAGRAPATEAAPARPRRRGAGPTPWLYLAPALVVLGGLLVYPVYQLGLISFLNYTQAQVSGGEPTTFEGFGNYTALFADDQFWQVLAATVVFAAACVVSTLAVGCALAVLLTRVRALPRLALMLAALGAWATPAVTGSTVWLFLFDPDFGPVDRMLGIGDHSWTYGRYSAFALVLLEVVWCSFPFVMVTVYAGIRAVPAEVLEAAALDGASQWRIWRSVLAPMLRPILVVVTIQSVIWDFKVFTQIYVMTNGGGIAGQNLVLNVYAYQKAFASSQYGLGSAIGVVMLVILLAVTLVYLRLLRGQGEEL, encoded by the coding sequence ATGACCACGCAAGAGGCCGTGGCCGGGCGGGCCCCGGCGACCGAAGCGGCGCCCGCCCGGCCCCGGCGCCGTGGTGCGGGCCCGACCCCCTGGCTCTACCTCGCCCCCGCCCTCGTCGTGCTCGGCGGGCTGCTCGTCTACCCCGTCTACCAGCTCGGCCTGATCTCGTTCCTGAACTACACCCAGGCGCAGGTCAGCGGCGGCGAGCCGACCACCTTCGAGGGCTTCGGCAACTACACGGCGCTCTTCGCCGACGACCAGTTCTGGCAGGTACTGGCCGCCACCGTGGTGTTCGCGGCGGCCTGCGTGGTCTCCACGCTGGCCGTCGGCTGCGCGCTCGCGGTGCTTCTCACCCGGGTGCGGGCCCTGCCGCGGCTGGCGCTGATGCTGGCCGCGCTCGGCGCCTGGGCGACCCCGGCCGTCACCGGCTCCACCGTCTGGCTGTTCCTCTTCGACCCCGACTTCGGTCCCGTCGACCGGATGCTCGGCATCGGGGACCACTCCTGGACGTACGGCCGCTACAGCGCCTTCGCGCTCGTCCTGCTCGAAGTGGTGTGGTGCTCCTTCCCGTTCGTGATGGTGACGGTGTACGCGGGGATCCGCGCCGTCCCGGCCGAGGTGCTGGAGGCGGCCGCGCTGGACGGGGCCTCGCAGTGGCGGATCTGGCGCTCGGTGCTCGCGCCGATGCTCCGGCCGATCCTGGTGGTCGTCACCATCCAGTCGGTCATCTGGGACTTCAAGGTCTTCACGCAGATCTACGTGATGACGAACGGAGGCGGCATCGCCGGACAGAACCTCGTGCTGAACGTCTACGCGTACCAGAAGGCGTTCGCCTCCTCGCAGTACGGTCTCGGCTCGGCGATCGGTGTGGTGATGCTGGTGATCCTGCTGGCGGTCACGCTCGTGTACCTGAGGCTGCTGCGCGGGCAGGGGGAGGAACTGTGA
- a CDS encoding xanthine dehydrogenase family protein subunit M, with product MTTHAPQAAQAVTLPASLDEAVAALAAMPAAVPVAGGTDLMAAVNSGQLRPAALVGLGRISEIRGWQYQDGHALLGAGLTHARMGRPDFAALIPALAAAARAAGPPQIRNAGTLGGNIASAAPTGDALPVLAALEATLVIAGQGGSRREIPVSHLLAGMEMLRGGELIGYVRVPLLHAPQVFLKATGRTGPGRAIASVALVLDPARRGVRCAVGAIAPMPLRPLDAEAWVAQLIDWDNNRAIVPEALTAFGEYVAAACIPDPVPAEDGSVQPLPPAVLHLRRTVAALARRALGRALS from the coding sequence TTGACCACGCACGCACCGCAGGCGGCGCAGGCCGTGACGCTGCCCGCCTCGCTGGACGAGGCAGTGGCGGCGCTGGCCGCCATGCCCGCCGCCGTTCCGGTGGCCGGCGGCACCGACCTCATGGCCGCGGTCAACTCCGGACAACTGCGGCCCGCCGCGCTCGTCGGCCTCGGCCGGATCAGCGAGATCCGCGGCTGGCAGTACCAGGACGGCCACGCGCTGCTCGGCGCCGGCCTCACCCACGCCCGCATGGGGCGCCCCGACTTCGCCGCCCTCATCCCCGCGCTGGCCGCCGCCGCGCGCGCCGCGGGGCCGCCGCAGATCCGCAACGCGGGCACCCTGGGCGGCAACATCGCCTCGGCCGCCCCCACCGGGGACGCGCTGCCCGTGCTGGCCGCACTGGAGGCCACGCTGGTCATCGCGGGCCAGGGCGGCTCCCGCCGGGAGATCCCGGTGTCGCACCTGCTCGCGGGCATGGAAATGCTCCGCGGCGGTGAACTCATCGGCTACGTGCGCGTTCCGCTGCTGCACGCCCCGCAGGTCTTCCTGAAGGCGACGGGACGCACCGGTCCCGGGCGGGCGATCGCGTCCGTGGCGCTGGTCCTCGACCCGGCCCGGCGCGGCGTGCGGTGCGCCGTCGGAGCCATAGCTCCGATGCCGCTGCGTCCCCTGGACGCGGAGGCATGGGTCGCCCAGCTGATCGACTGGGACAACAACCGCGCGATCGTGCCGGAGGCGCTCACCGCGTTCGGCGAGTACGTCGCGGCGGCCTGCATTCCCGACCCCGTCCCGGCCGAGGACGGTTCCGTACAACCACTTCCGCCCGCCGTACTGCATCTGCGCCGCACCGTCGCCGCGCTGGCCCGACGAGCACTGGGGAGGGCACTGTCGTGA
- a CDS encoding xanthine dehydrogenase family protein molybdopterin-binding subunit: MSNETVTATAAATETGPEPLPHGLGVSLPAAEARAKTEGTFPYAADLWAEGLLWAAVLRSPHPHARIVSIDTSHAREMAGVRAVITHEDVPGAALHGRGRADRPVFASEVVRHHGEPIAAVAADHPDTARMAAAAVIVEYEVLDPVTDPEQAFEAEPLHPDGNLIRHIPLRHGDPDAAGEVVVEGLYRIGRQDPAPIGAEAGLAVPRPDGGVELYIASTDPHADRDTAAACYGLEPERVKVVVTGVPGATADREDQGFQLPLGLLALKTGCPVKLTATREESFLGHAHRHPTLLRYRHHADGDGKLVKVEAQILLDAGAYADTSSESLAAAVSFACGPYVVPNAFIEGWAVRTNNPPSGHVRGEGAMQVCAAYEAQMDKLAKKLGVDPAELRLRNAMATGDVLPTGQTVTCPAPVAELLQAVRDFPLPALPKDTPEDEWLLPGGPEGAGEPGAVRRGVGYGLGMVHMLGAEGTDEVSTATVKVHDGVATVLCAAVETGQGFTTLARQIVQETLGIDEVHVAPVDTDQPPAGPSCRGRHTWVSGGAVERAAKMVRTQLLQPLAHKFGMSTELLQITDGKITSYDGVLSTTVTEAMDGKELWATAQCRPHPTEPLDETGQGDAFVGLAFCAIRAVVDVDIELGSVRVVELALAQDVGRILNPAQLTARIEAGVTQGVGAALSENLRTARGLVRHPDLTGYALPTALDAPDIRIVKLVEERDVVAPFGAKAASAVPVVTSPAAVASAVRAATGRPVNRLPIRPQAAVVTTA; this comes from the coding sequence GTGAGCAACGAGACCGTGACCGCGACTGCCGCGGCGACCGAGACCGGACCGGAGCCGCTGCCGCACGGGCTCGGCGTGTCGCTGCCCGCCGCGGAGGCCCGCGCCAAGACGGAGGGCACCTTCCCGTACGCGGCCGACCTGTGGGCCGAGGGCCTGCTCTGGGCGGCCGTCCTCAGGTCGCCCCACCCGCACGCGCGCATCGTGTCGATCGACACCAGCCACGCGCGCGAGATGGCCGGCGTACGCGCGGTCATCACCCACGAGGACGTGCCCGGCGCCGCCCTGCACGGCCGCGGCAGGGCGGACCGCCCCGTCTTCGCCTCCGAGGTCGTCCGCCACCACGGCGAGCCCATCGCCGCCGTCGCCGCCGACCACCCCGACACCGCGCGGATGGCCGCGGCCGCCGTCATCGTCGAGTACGAGGTGCTCGACCCGGTCACCGACCCGGAGCAGGCCTTCGAGGCCGAACCGCTGCACCCCGACGGCAACCTGATCCGGCACATCCCGCTGCGCCACGGCGATCCCGACGCGGCGGGCGAGGTCGTCGTCGAGGGCCTTTACCGCATCGGCCGCCAGGACCCGGCCCCGATCGGCGCGGAGGCCGGCCTCGCCGTGCCCCGCCCCGACGGCGGGGTGGAGCTCTACATCGCCTCCACCGACCCGCACGCCGACCGCGACACGGCCGCCGCCTGCTACGGCCTGGAGCCCGAGCGCGTGAAGGTCGTCGTCACCGGCGTGCCCGGCGCCACCGCGGACCGCGAGGACCAGGGCTTCCAGCTCCCGCTCGGACTGCTGGCCCTGAAGACCGGCTGCCCGGTGAAACTCACCGCTACGCGCGAGGAGTCCTTCCTCGGCCACGCCCACCGCCATCCCACGCTGCTGCGCTACCGCCACCACGCGGACGGCGACGGCAAGCTGGTGAAGGTCGAGGCGCAGATCCTGCTCGACGCGGGCGCGTACGCCGACACGTCCTCCGAGTCGCTGGCCGCGGCGGTCTCCTTCGCGTGCGGCCCCTACGTCGTCCCGAACGCCTTCATCGAGGGCTGGGCCGTACGCACCAACAACCCGCCCTCCGGCCATGTGCGCGGCGAGGGCGCCATGCAGGTCTGCGCCGCCTACGAGGCGCAGATGGACAAGCTGGCGAAGAAACTCGGCGTCGACCCGGCGGAGCTGCGTCTGCGCAACGCGATGGCCACCGGTGACGTGCTGCCGACCGGCCAGACGGTGACCTGCCCCGCCCCGGTCGCGGAACTCCTCCAGGCCGTACGGGACTTCCCGCTCCCCGCGCTCCCCAAGGACACGCCCGAGGACGAGTGGCTGCTCCCGGGCGGCCCCGAGGGCGCGGGCGAGCCCGGCGCCGTGCGCCGCGGAGTCGGCTACGGCCTCGGCATGGTCCACATGCTCGGCGCGGAGGGCACGGACGAGGTCTCCACGGCCACGGTCAAGGTCCACGACGGTGTCGCCACGGTGCTCTGCGCGGCCGTCGAGACCGGTCAGGGCTTCACCACGCTGGCCCGGCAGATCGTCCAGGAGACGCTCGGCATCGACGAGGTGCACGTGGCACCGGTCGACACCGACCAGCCGCCCGCCGGACCGAGCTGCCGGGGCCGCCACACGTGGGTGTCGGGCGGAGCGGTCGAACGCGCGGCGAAGATGGTCCGTACGCAGTTGCTGCAGCCCCTGGCGCACAAGTTCGGCATGTCCACCGAGCTGCTCCAGATCACCGACGGCAAGATCACGTCGTACGACGGCGTGCTCTCCACGACCGTCACCGAGGCGATGGACGGCAAGGAGCTGTGGGCCACCGCGCAGTGCCGCCCGCACCCGACCGAGCCGCTGGACGAAACGGGGCAGGGCGACGCCTTCGTGGGCCTCGCCTTCTGTGCGATCCGCGCGGTGGTGGACGTGGACATCGAACTGGGCTCGGTACGGGTCGTCGAACTCGCGCTCGCCCAGGACGTCGGCCGGATCCTCAACCCGGCGCAGCTCACGGCCCGGATCGAGGCGGGTGTCACCCAGGGCGTCGGCGCGGCGCTCTCCGAGAACCTGCGGACCGCGCGCGGCCTGGTCCGCCACCCCGACCTGACCGGCTACGCCCTCCCGACCGCCCTGGACGCGCCCGACATCCGCATCGTCAAGCTCGTCGAGGAGCGGGACGTCGTCGCGCCCTTCGGCGCGAAGGCGGCCAGTGCGGTGCCGGTCGTGACGTCCCCGGCCGCAGTGGCGTCCGCCGTGCGGGCGGCGACCGGGCGCCCGGTCAACCGCCTCCCGATCCGCCCGCAGGCCGCGGTGGTGACGACCGCATGA
- a CDS encoding carbohydrate ABC transporter permease produces MSFPGIAVRRPWRLAAEASALLIAVVVAFPLYWMVLSAFKPAGEIESTEPRPWTLSPSLDSFRRVFGQQEFGRYFLNSLVVAGSVVVVSALIAFLAATAVTRFRFRFRTTLLIMFLVAQMVPVEALTIPLFFLMRDFGQLNTLGSLILPHIAFSLPFAIWMLRGFVKAVPDALEEAAYIDGASRARFLWQILFPLVFPGLVATSVFSFISAWNDFLFAKSFIISDTSQSTLPMALLVFYKPDEPDWGGVMAASTVMTIPVLIFFVLVQRRLVSGLGGAVKD; encoded by the coding sequence GTGAGCTTTCCGGGAATCGCCGTGCGCCGGCCGTGGCGGCTCGCCGCGGAGGCGTCCGCGCTGCTGATCGCGGTGGTCGTCGCCTTCCCCCTCTACTGGATGGTGCTCAGCGCCTTCAAACCGGCCGGTGAGATCGAGTCCACCGAGCCCCGGCCCTGGACGCTTTCGCCCTCCCTGGATTCCTTCCGGCGGGTCTTCGGGCAGCAGGAATTCGGCCGCTACTTCCTCAACAGCCTTGTGGTGGCGGGCTCGGTGGTCGTCGTCTCGGCGCTGATCGCGTTTCTCGCGGCGACGGCGGTGACGCGATTCCGCTTCCGTTTCCGGACCACCCTGTTGATCATGTTCCTGGTCGCGCAGATGGTGCCCGTGGAGGCGCTGACGATCCCCCTCTTCTTCCTCATGCGGGACTTCGGTCAGCTGAACACACTGGGCTCGCTGATCCTGCCCCACATCGCCTTCTCGCTGCCCTTCGCGATCTGGATGCTGCGGGGTTTTGTGAAGGCCGTGCCGGACGCGCTGGAGGAGGCCGCGTACATCGACGGGGCGAGCCGCGCGCGATTCCTCTGGCAGATCCTTTTCCCGCTCGTCTTCCCGGGGCTGGTGGCCACGAGCGTCTTTTCCTTCATCTCGGCCTGGAACGACTTCCTGTTCGCCAAGTCCTTCATCATCAGCGACACCTCGCAGTCCACCCTGCCGATGGCCCTGCTCGTCTTCTACAAGCCCGACGAGCCGGACTGGGGCGGCGTGATGGCGGCGTCCACGGTGATGACGATTCCCGTGCTGATCTTCTTCGTACTCGTACAGCGACGACTGGTCTCCGGCCTCGGCGGAGCGGTGAAGGACTGA
- a CDS encoding beta-N-acetylhexosaminidase gives MTDSGLIPAPRHLAWAPGRPRQEGLGGRAGIDARTTIEARLGTEGVARWLRATLGAATGFGLGDGHDTDHRIVLGIDPHLAPEGYRLVVEGRTHRIEGGAPAGVFWGAQTFRQLLGPDAYRRAPLRPDRDWELPEVTVEDAPRFPWRGLMLDVSRHFMPKEGVLRHLDLLAAHKLNVFHFHLTDDQGWRVQIKRFPRLTEVGSWRARTKFGHRASPLWEEKPHGGFYTQDDIREIVAYAAERHISVVPEIDIPGHSQAAIAAYPELGNSDVIDTASLTVWDSWGVSKNVLAPTDDTLRFYEGVFEELLDLFPADAGPFSHFFHIGGDECAKEQWERSPAAQARIQELDLADEDELQSWFVRHFDNWLSARGRRLIGWDEILEGGLADGAAVSSWRGYQGGITAARAGHDVVMCPEQQVYLDYRQDAGEDEPVPIAYVRTLEDVYRFEPVPSELTEAEARHVLGTQANVWTEVMEDPARVDYQVFPRLAAFAEVAWSALPAPAERDFAGFERRMAAHYGRLDALGVAYRPPGGPLPWQKRPGVLGRPIEGAPPNV, from the coding sequence ATGACGGATTCCGGGCTGATCCCGGCGCCGCGGCACCTCGCGTGGGCACCGGGCCGCCCCCGGCAGGAAGGCCTCGGCGGGCGGGCGGGCATCGACGCGCGGACGACGATCGAGGCCCGGCTCGGCACCGAGGGCGTGGCGCGCTGGCTGCGGGCCACGCTGGGCGCGGCCACCGGGTTCGGCCTGGGGGACGGGCACGACACCGACCACCGGATCGTGCTGGGCATCGATCCGCACCTCGCCCCCGAGGGCTACCGGCTCGTCGTCGAGGGTCGCACGCACCGGATCGAGGGAGGCGCCCCGGCGGGGGTCTTCTGGGGCGCGCAGACCTTCAGGCAACTGCTCGGCCCCGACGCGTACCGCAGGGCTCCGCTGCGGCCGGACCGGGACTGGGAACTGCCGGAGGTGACCGTCGAGGACGCCCCCCGATTCCCCTGGCGCGGTCTCATGCTCGACGTGTCCCGGCACTTCATGCCGAAGGAAGGCGTCCTGCGTCACCTCGACCTGCTGGCCGCGCACAAACTCAACGTCTTCCACTTCCACCTCACCGACGACCAAGGGTGGCGTGTTCAGATCAAGCGCTTCCCGAGGCTGACCGAGGTCGGATCCTGGCGGGCGCGCACGAAATTCGGCCACCGCGCCTCGCCGCTGTGGGAGGAGAAGCCGCACGGGGGCTTCTACACCCAGGACGACATCCGCGAGATCGTCGCGTACGCGGCCGAGCGGCATATCAGCGTCGTGCCGGAGATCGACATCCCGGGGCACTCGCAGGCCGCCATCGCCGCGTATCCGGAACTGGGCAACTCCGACGTCATCGACACCGCCTCCTTGACCGTCTGGGACTCCTGGGGCGTCTCCAAAAACGTACTCGCCCCCACTGACGACACCCTGCGCTTCTACGAGGGGGTGTTCGAGGAACTCCTCGACCTGTTCCCGGCGGACGCCGGGCCGTTCTCGCACTTCTTCCACATCGGCGGCGACGAGTGCGCCAAGGAACAGTGGGAGCGGTCGCCGGCCGCGCAGGCGCGTATCCAGGAGCTGGATCTCGCGGACGAGGACGAGTTGCAGTCCTGGTTCGTCCGGCATTTCGACAACTGGCTCTCGGCGCGCGGCCGTCGGCTGATCGGCTGGGACGAGATCCTGGAGGGCGGGCTCGCGGACGGCGCGGCGGTGTCCTCGTGGCGGGGGTACCAGGGCGGCATCACGGCCGCCCGCGCGGGCCACGACGTCGTCATGTGCCCCGAGCAGCAGGTGTACTTGGACTACCGCCAGGACGCCGGCGAGGACGAGCCGGTGCCCATCGCCTACGTCCGCACCCTGGAGGACGTCTACCGCTTCGAGCCCGTTCCGTCCGAGCTCACCGAGGCGGAGGCGCGGCATGTGCTGGGCACCCAGGCCAACGTGTGGACCGAGGTGATGGAGGACCCCGCGCGCGTGGACTACCAGGTCTTTCCCCGGCTCGCGGCCTTCGCGGAGGTCGCCTGGAGCGCGCTTCCGGCCCCCGCGGAGCGTGACTTCGCCGGCTTCGAGCGGCGGATGGCCGCCCACTACGGGCGACTTGACGCCCTGGGAGTGGCCTATCGGCCGCCCGGAGGCCCGCTTCCGTGGCAAAAGCGCCCGGGGGTGCTCGGACGCCCGATCGAGGGGGCGCCCCCAAACGTGTGA
- a CDS encoding SUKH-4 family immunity protein encodes MSTTDTDVVGAITLTEGELDPYITHADTRHRLTGPGLPSDGTLLGFGTLREHGLRRVTDLASDADKLAEELRDQLVIGALRTFDRDLESIVLDGSTGKVGTTHISSHPALMDLAPLAPSLEALVRFAAATEELAAPQGKFASLGGRFGPKAVMEVSESLTEVFETGAGGEVAAYWRMAALIRPLARIAGPGEGLLLDLPQRLLDEEFGPGAIMRFEDVDFPPALVHEPTRRFLRETGLPEDGLLFQLDTEVPLPALTEYYADERAEEFAAEELPATADRLIRLGYLLEDTSLVVDGTTGAVLAWSEPDATLRPLNADISTLAFTLWLLHREKSIDAAYDLTDSYEQLAATMAQTLAAVDPVACDPTPRLDGDDGWRYWPEAFEDQAGGTLYA; translated from the coding sequence ATGAGCACGACTGACACCGATGTCGTCGGCGCGATCACGCTGACCGAGGGCGAGCTGGATCCGTACATCACACACGCGGACACACGGCACCGGCTGACAGGCCCGGGACTGCCGTCCGACGGCACACTGCTGGGGTTCGGCACCCTGCGGGAGCACGGTCTGCGCAGGGTGACGGACCTGGCCTCGGACGCCGACAAGCTCGCCGAGGAGCTCCGTGACCAGCTGGTCATCGGGGCGCTGCGGACCTTCGACCGGGACCTGGAGTCGATCGTGCTGGACGGGTCGACCGGAAAGGTCGGCACGACGCACATCTCCTCCCACCCCGCCCTGATGGACCTCGCTCCGCTGGCGCCGTCCCTGGAGGCGCTGGTGCGTTTCGCGGCGGCCACGGAGGAGCTGGCCGCGCCCCAGGGGAAGTTCGCGTCCCTTGGGGGCCGGTTCGGGCCGAAGGCGGTCATGGAGGTCTCCGAGTCGCTGACCGAGGTCTTCGAGACGGGCGCGGGCGGTGAGGTGGCGGCGTACTGGCGGATGGCCGCGCTGATCCGCCCCCTCGCGCGGATCGCGGGCCCCGGCGAGGGGCTCCTGCTCGACCTGCCGCAGCGGCTGCTGGACGAGGAGTTCGGTCCGGGCGCGATCATGCGCTTCGAGGACGTCGACTTCCCGCCCGCGCTCGTGCACGAGCCGACGCGCCGTTTCCTGCGCGAGACGGGCCTGCCGGAGGACGGCCTGCTCTTCCAGCTGGACACGGAGGTGCCGCTGCCGGCCCTCACCGAGTACTACGCGGACGAGCGTGCCGAGGAGTTCGCCGCCGAGGAGCTGCCCGCGACGGCGGACCGGCTCATACGCCTCGGCTATCTCCTGGAGGACACCAGCCTCGTCGTGGACGGCACGACGGGCGCGGTCCTCGCCTGGAGCGAGCCGGACGCCACGCTGCGCCCGCTCAACGCCGACATCTCCACGCTCGCCTTCACCCTCTGGCTGCTGCACCGCGAGAAGTCGATCGACGCGGCGTACGACCTCACCGACTCCTACGAGCAGCTCGCCGCGACCATGGCGCAGACCCTCGCCGCGGTCGACCCGGTCGCCTGCGACCCGACCCCCAGGCTCGACGGCGACGACGGCTGGCGCTACTGGCCGGAGGCGTTCGAGGACCAGGCGGGCGGCACGCTGTACGCGTAG